In Triticum aestivum cultivar Chinese Spring chromosome 5B, IWGSC CS RefSeq v2.1, whole genome shotgun sequence, the following proteins share a genomic window:
- the LOC123110802 gene encoding rapid alkalinization factor gives MASVRSLVLLLLVLAVALSASASSIAGGDHLQLGLLSGGAGRGECRGTVAECGGEDAEGELGSASAEAHRRVLQGRGYISYGALRRGTVPCNRRGASYYNCRPGAQANPYHRGCSRITRCRG, from the coding sequence ATGGCCAGCGTTAGGAGCCTCGTGCTGCTCCTCCTGGTGCTCGCCGTCGCGCTGTCCGCCTCCGCCTCGTCCATCGCCGGCGGGGACCACCTGCAGCTCGGCCTCCTCTCCGGCGGCGCTGGCCGCGGGGAGTGCAGGGGCACCGTGGCCGAGTGCGGCGGGGAGGACGCGGAGGGGGAGCTCGGGTCGGCGTCGGCCGAGGCGCACCGCCGCGTGCTGCAGGGGCGCGGCTACATCAGCTACGGCGCGCTGCGCAGGGGCACCGTCCCCTGCAACCGCCGCGGCGCCAGCTACTACAACTGCCGCCCCGGCGCCCAGGCCAACCCCTACCACCGCGGCTGCTCCCGCATCACCCGCTGCCGCGGCTAA